The following are from one region of the Verrucomicrobiaceae bacterium genome:
- a CDS encoding thiazole synthase, translated as MMGTGKFASGELMREAIVASETQIVTVALRRADLSGKGDPFANILDFIPKDVLLLPNTSGAMNAEEAVRLARLAVAAGLPNWVKLEIHPDPRYLLPDPIETLKAAEILVKEGFTVLPYINADPVLARRLQDVGTATVMPLGSPIGSHQGITTRRQIEIIIAQATVPVVVDAGIGAPSHAAEAFEMGADAVLVNTAIAVATDPVRMAQAFKMAVEAGRAAYEIGLGEHTDSASATSPLTTFLYQ; from the coding sequence ATGATGGGGACGGGAAAATTCGCCAGTGGCGAGCTCATGCGGGAGGCGATCGTCGCCTCAGAAACCCAGATCGTCACCGTAGCGCTGCGCCGGGCCGATCTCAGTGGCAAAGGCGACCCTTTTGCCAACATCCTCGACTTCATCCCCAAGGACGTCCTTCTGCTGCCAAACACCAGCGGCGCGATGAATGCAGAGGAGGCCGTACGGCTCGCACGCCTCGCTGTAGCCGCCGGTCTGCCGAACTGGGTGAAGCTGGAAATCCACCCCGATCCACGCTACTTGCTGCCAGATCCCATCGAGACGCTCAAAGCGGCAGAAATCCTCGTCAAAGAGGGCTTCACCGTGCTGCCCTACATCAATGCGGACCCTGTTTTGGCCCGTCGCTTGCAGGATGTGGGCACGGCCACCGTCATGCCGCTCGGTTCGCCCATTGGCTCGCATCAGGGCATCACCACCCGGCGGCAGATCGAGATCATCATCGCCCAGGCCACCGTACCCGTCGTTGTCGATGCCGGCATCGGAGCCCCCAGCCACGCCGCAGAGGCCTTTGAGATGGGCGCAGACGCCGTGCTGGTGAATACCGCCATCGCCGTCGCCACCGACCCCGTGCGCATGGCGCAGGCCTTCAAAATGGCTGTGGAAGCCGGACGAGCCGCCTACGAGATCGGCTTGGGCGAGCACACAGACTCCGCGTCAGCCACGAGTCCGCTGACGACATTTTTATATCAGTGA
- a CDS encoding zinc ribbon domain-containing protein, with the protein MPTYSYIAQDPEKACPACRRGFDLRRPMDRAALEVCPLCKKPVKKLISAFNTPKYTKPLSVSDAKKAGFTILEKRCDGNYEKL; encoded by the coding sequence ATGCCCACCTACTCCTACATCGCGCAAGACCCTGAAAAGGCCTGTCCGGCCTGTCGGCGTGGTTTTGATCTACGCAGGCCTATGGATCGTGCGGCTCTGGAAGTGTGCCCACTTTGCAAAAAGCCGGTCAAAAAGCTCATTTCCGCCTTCAACACACCCAAATACACGAAGCCGCTCTCCGTCTCCGACGCGAAGAAGGCAGGCTTTACCATCCTGGAAAAGCGCTGCGACGGGAACTATGAAAAGCTCTAA
- a CDS encoding GDYXXLXY domain-containing protein: MKAIPLLLFLFAVLVQWAAPLSQIWTHERVLADGALLRLKCAAPDPYDPLRGRYLAVRPVEDTVASSASDSYDTPLYVTWTTGEDGLARLAAATREKPTQGDFVKVLSRSHSAGITHIRWPFDRFYINEKLAPEADKWFAETVRDAKGVIAEVRVLDGRAVLQDLTFDGKSFREILKGRLVK, encoded by the coding sequence ATGAAAGCCATCCCTCTCCTCCTTTTCCTCTTTGCGGTGCTCGTGCAGTGGGCCGCTCCGCTGTCCCAAATCTGGACGCATGAGCGAGTCCTCGCGGATGGCGCTCTCCTCCGCCTCAAATGCGCCGCGCCAGATCCCTACGATCCGCTGCGTGGTCGCTACCTCGCCGTCAGGCCGGTGGAGGACACTGTCGCCTCGTCTGCATCGGATTCCTACGACACACCGCTCTATGTGACGTGGACCACGGGTGAGGACGGACTTGCCCGCCTGGCAGCAGCTACGCGTGAAAAACCGACCCAAGGCGATTTTGTGAAGGTTCTTTCACGCTCTCACTCGGCAGGCATCACGCACATCCGCTGGCCCTTTGACCGCTTTTACATCAATGAAAAGCTCGCACCCGAGGCGGACAAGTGGTTCGCAGAAACGGTGCGTGATGCCAAAGGCGTCATCGCCGAGGTGCGTGTGCTCGATGGTCGTGCGGTGCTGCAGGATCTCACGTTCGACGGGAAGTCCTTTCGCGAGATCCTGAAGGGACGGCTGGTGAAGTGA
- a CDS encoding response regulator transcription factor translates to MTILLADDDPITLDSLAACLRPEGFRVLVAKDGNEALALWQKHKPDLLCLDIMMPGMDGYEVCRRVREKDSRVPVLFVSAKSEEIDVVVGLRLGADDFVRKPFGKHELIARIHSALRRVSSAKTPSTSFQIGPLRVFPTELRAIRDEAATSVDLTPREVAILRLLHDRAGQVISRDVFLDVCWGLDYMPESRTLDQHIAKLRKKIEREPEDIIETVRGVGYRCRG, encoded by the coding sequence ATGACCATCCTCCTAGCCGACGACGATCCCATCACTCTCGACTCACTGGCCGCATGCCTGCGGCCAGAGGGCTTTCGGGTGCTGGTGGCGAAGGACGGGAACGAGGCTTTGGCACTTTGGCAGAAGCACAAACCAGACTTGCTGTGCCTGGACATCATGATGCCTGGCATGGATGGCTACGAAGTATGCCGCCGAGTACGGGAAAAAGACTCGCGGGTGCCGGTGCTCTTCGTTTCAGCGAAAAGCGAGGAGATCGACGTGGTCGTGGGGCTGCGCCTGGGGGCAGATGACTTTGTGCGGAAGCCCTTTGGCAAGCACGAGCTCATCGCCCGCATTCACAGCGCTCTGCGCCGAGTCAGCAGCGCAAAAACACCGAGCACGAGCTTCCAAATCGGCCCGCTGCGTGTCTTTCCCACCGAGCTGCGTGCGATACGCGATGAGGCCGCCACCAGCGTGGACCTCACACCGCGTGAGGTCGCCATCCTGCGACTGCTGCACGACCGCGCTGGCCAGGTGATCAGCCGGGATGTCTTTCTCGATGTCTGCTGGGGGCTGGATTACATGCCAGAGAGCCGCACCCTGGATCAACATATCGCGAAACTGCGCAAAAAGATCGAGCGTGAGCCAGAGGACATCATCGAGACCGTGCGCGGCGTGGGCTATCGGTGCAGAGGGTGA
- a CDS encoding Gfo/Idh/MocA family oxidoreductase: MNRRTFIHQSTALAAASTLSKLRAADQATKKLKVAVVALGRGMGHVGALLKLPNVEIAYLAEVDPKRLENGLKVVHDKQSVSCQGVKDFRTFLDDKTLDAVFIATPNFWHTPAALLCMQAGKHVYVEKPGSQTAQEAEMIVAAAQKYDRRVQMGNQRRTWMKDAIAALHGGAIGPVRYGRATYYNKRGTVAKNEKPAAEGLDYDLWQGPVPDDASRDFKSMVHYDWHWFWHWGNGELGNNGIHSLDILRWGLKGEYPLRVTYNGGRYFFEDAQETPDTGTAVYDFGHAGCEWVQSSSHPRAAEKNLGEVMFYGDNGSMAVSRTTWTIYDPKGVEISQGKAANTGGDEAHIGNFLDAIRGEAQLNSPIDEGQKSTMLCHLGNMAYRTNTVVRCDPKTGKIIDNPAAQKLWGRESYRKGWEVKI, from the coding sequence ATGAACCGCCGCACTTTCATCCATCAATCGACTGCGCTGGCCGCAGCCTCCACGCTTTCAAAACTCCGCGCTGCCGATCAGGCTACGAAAAAGCTCAAGGTGGCCGTGGTGGCCCTGGGACGTGGCATGGGCCATGTCGGCGCTCTGCTCAAGCTGCCGAACGTGGAGATCGCCTACCTCGCAGAGGTGGACCCGAAGCGCTTGGAGAATGGGCTCAAGGTCGTCCATGATAAGCAGAGCGTGTCCTGTCAGGGCGTGAAGGACTTCCGCACCTTCTTGGATGATAAGACGCTGGATGCCGTCTTCATCGCGACGCCGAATTTTTGGCACACACCGGCCGCACTGCTCTGCATGCAGGCTGGGAAGCATGTCTATGTGGAAAAACCCGGCAGCCAGACTGCGCAGGAGGCAGAGATGATCGTCGCCGCAGCACAGAAATACGACCGCCGTGTGCAGATGGGCAATCAGCGCCGCACTTGGATGAAGGACGCCATCGCCGCGCTGCATGGCGGTGCCATCGGCCCAGTGCGCTATGGCCGTGCGACCTATTACAACAAACGCGGCACCGTAGCGAAGAACGAAAAGCCTGCGGCAGAGGGGCTCGACTACGACCTATGGCAGGGCCCCGTGCCAGACGATGCTAGCCGCGATTTCAAAAGCATGGTGCACTACGATTGGCACTGGTTCTGGCACTGGGGCAACGGTGAACTGGGGAACAACGGCATCCATAGCCTCGACATCCTGCGCTGGGGCCTGAAGGGCGAGTATCCGCTGCGTGTGACCTACAATGGCGGGCGCTACTTCTTTGAGGATGCACAGGAGACGCCAGATACCGGCACGGCGGTCTATGACTTCGGTCACGCTGGCTGTGAGTGGGTGCAGAGCAGCTCGCATCCGCGTGCGGCGGAGAAAAACCTGGGTGAAGTGATGTTTTACGGCGATAACGGCAGCATGGCCGTCTCTCGCACGACCTGGACGATCTATGATCCGAAAGGCGTGGAGATCAGCCAGGGCAAAGCGGCCAACACGGGCGGTGATGAAGCCCATATCGGCAACTTCCTCGATGCCATCCGTGGTGAAGCGCAGCTCAATAGCCCCATCGACGAGGGCCAAAAGAGCACCATGCTCTGCCACCTCGGGAACATGGCCTACCGCACCAATACCGTCGTTCGCTGTGATCCGAAGACGGGCAAAATCATCGACAATCCAGCTGCGCAGAAGCTCTGGGGCCGCGAGAGCTACCGCAAAGGCTGGGAAGTGAAGATTTGA
- a CDS encoding phytanoyl-CoA dioxygenase family protein, translating into MKLATDGYKMMRGVFSAEACTELIRELGPILGAGRRLEAFSPPRLLFDLAANYFPNSPRAVRAIFFDKSPETNWLVTWHQDLTIAVREKREVAGFGPWSMKDGLPHVQPPAELLERMLTLRLHLDDADGENGALRVLPGTHALGKLDAERIQMLRADVSEQLCAARAGDVLLMRPLLLHASGKSTSERRRRILHVEFADFALPSGLEWA; encoded by the coding sequence ATGAAACTGGCCACAGACGGTTATAAAATGATGCGCGGCGTATTCAGCGCAGAAGCCTGCACGGAGCTGATTCGTGAGCTGGGGCCGATTTTAGGAGCTGGGCGGCGATTGGAGGCTTTTTCGCCGCCGAGGCTGCTTTTCGATCTGGCGGCAAATTATTTCCCAAACAGTCCCAGAGCCGTGCGAGCGATCTTTTTCGATAAATCGCCGGAAACGAACTGGTTGGTGACTTGGCACCAGGACCTCACCATTGCGGTGCGTGAGAAACGAGAGGTCGCTGGCTTCGGGCCGTGGAGCATGAAGGATGGCCTGCCCCATGTGCAGCCACCGGCGGAGCTTTTGGAGCGTATGTTGACTCTGCGGCTGCATCTGGATGATGCCGATGGCGAAAATGGCGCACTCCGTGTGCTGCCAGGCACACATGCACTGGGCAAGCTCGATGCAGAGCGCATACAAATGCTGCGGGCAGATGTTTCGGAGCAGCTTTGCGCGGCCAGAGCGGGTGATGTGCTTCTCATGCGCCCGCTGCTGCTGCATGCTTCAGGAAAATCGACCAGTGAGCGGCGGCGGCGCATCCTGCATGTGGAGTTTGCCGACTTTGCGCTGCCTAGCGGCCTGGAATGGGCCTGA
- a CDS encoding heme-dependent peroxidase translates to MLIPTSFPTSNGPAESKPLISQEGWVVQHVFYTIDHGYWAALTPEERDERRAKFTATLESIRQHPGTQLLCFAMVSAKSDLGFMLLTPDLHDSQRFEKQLGLSLGTDVLTPCYSYLSMTEWTEYSQSEDEFKVQLEKAEGLTPGTEAFEKRLSEWKGHMTKYFNDRLYPNMPDWQVMCFYPMSKRRSVGANWYANDFAKRRDLMGGHAKTGRKYAGKVRQLITGSTGLDSHEWGVTLFAHDMFQIRSIVYEMRFDEVTTQYGEFGDFYIGIQPPTAELLQRLMLG, encoded by the coding sequence ATGCTCATCCCCACGTCTTTCCCCACCTCCAACGGCCCTGCAGAATCCAAACCGCTCATCTCCCAGGAGGGCTGGGTGGTGCAGCATGTCTTTTACACCATCGATCACGGCTACTGGGCCGCACTGACGCCGGAGGAGCGTGATGAGCGCCGGGCGAAATTCACCGCCACTCTCGAAAGCATCCGCCAGCACCCCGGCACGCAGCTTTTATGCTTCGCCATGGTCTCCGCGAAGTCGGACCTGGGCTTCATGCTGCTCACGCCGGATTTGCATGACTCGCAGCGCTTTGAAAAGCAACTCGGGCTCTCGCTCGGCACGGATGTGCTCACACCGTGCTACAGCTACCTCTCCATGACCGAGTGGACCGAGTACTCGCAGAGCGAGGACGAGTTCAAAGTGCAGCTCGAGAAGGCGGAGGGCCTCACCCCCGGCACAGAGGCCTTTGAGAAGCGCCTCAGCGAGTGGAAGGGCCACATGACGAAGTATTTCAATGACCGCCTCTACCCGAATATGCCCGACTGGCAGGTCATGTGCTTTTACCCCATGAGCAAGCGCCGCAGCGTCGGTGCCAACTGGTACGCGAACGACTTCGCCAAGCGCCGCGATCTGATGGGTGGCCATGCCAAGACAGGCCGCAAATACGCCGGCAAAGTGCGCCAGCTCATCACCGGCTCCACCGGCCTCGATAGCCACGAGTGGGGCGTCACCCTCTTCGCCCACGACATGTTCCAGATAAGGAGCATCGTCTATGAGATGCGCTTTGATGAAGTGACCACGCAATACGGCGAGTTCGGCGACTTCTACATCGGCATCCAGCCCCCCACGGCAGAGCTGCTACAGCGGCTGATGCTGGGTTGA
- a CDS encoding HlyC/CorC family transporter, translating into MNLFLASAAVELAHEWHPDPSYHLWRVVIILLIVLLNAFFVAAEFAIVKVRDSQMQAAIEDDVRGAKFARQVTRNLDAYLSAGQLGITLTSIALGIFGEPYVSLVLQPLLFKIGVTSEAVVSWTAILVAYALVTYLHVVFGEQAPKVLAIRKSLTITLWIARPLHFFYLLTRPAIWLLSSSTNLVLRLFGIANVSDHEIAHSEEELRHIVAESQKSKEVTETEKDILLNALALNDRCVRDVMTPRNTVISLDADDSFEANLKVAIDSKHTRYPLVEGHLDHAIGLIHIKDLLALVGKPQPDLRKIKRDFHMVPELMPIDKLLRFFLDKHVHFALAVDEFGGAVGVVTLDNVLEEIVGDIQDEFDHEISEFRRINDTEFTVEGTFNLYELAEHAGIDLESDEVTTIGGYVTHLLGHLPKVGEKVIIEDYEVTTTKADLRRVVQLHFKKLSKEAAEEQKTD; encoded by the coding sequence ATGAACCTCTTTCTCGCCAGCGCCGCCGTCGAACTGGCTCACGAATGGCATCCAGACCCCTCCTACCATCTCTGGCGGGTCGTCATCATCCTGCTCATCGTGCTGCTGAATGCCTTCTTCGTCGCGGCGGAGTTCGCAATCGTCAAAGTGCGTGACAGCCAGATGCAGGCCGCCATCGAGGACGATGTCCGTGGGGCGAAATTTGCCCGCCAAGTCACTCGGAATCTCGATGCTTACCTTTCAGCAGGGCAGCTCGGCATCACGCTCACCTCCATCGCGCTCGGTATCTTCGGCGAGCCGTATGTCTCGCTCGTCCTACAGCCCTTGCTCTTTAAAATCGGTGTCACCAGCGAGGCCGTCGTGAGCTGGACCGCCATCCTCGTCGCATACGCCCTTGTCACCTACCTCCACGTCGTCTTTGGAGAGCAGGCCCCGAAGGTGCTCGCCATCCGCAAGTCCCTCACCATCACGCTCTGGATCGCACGGCCGCTGCACTTCTTTTATCTGCTCACCCGGCCTGCCATCTGGCTCCTGAGCAGCAGCACCAATCTCGTGCTACGCCTCTTTGGCATCGCCAATGTCTCCGATCACGAGATCGCCCACTCCGAAGAAGAACTGCGCCACATCGTGGCCGAAAGCCAGAAATCCAAAGAAGTAACCGAGACGGAAAAAGACATCCTCCTCAACGCCCTCGCCCTCAATGACCGCTGCGTGCGCGATGTCATGACCCCGCGCAACACGGTCATCTCCCTCGATGCCGATGACAGCTTTGAGGCAAATTTAAAAGTCGCCATCGACAGCAAACACACACGCTACCCGCTCGTCGAAGGCCACCTGGATCACGCCATCGGCCTCATCCACATCAAGGACCTCCTCGCCCTCGTCGGCAAGCCGCAGCCAGACCTGCGGAAGATTAAACGGGACTTCCACATGGTCCCTGAGCTGATGCCCATCGACAAGCTGCTGCGCTTTTTCCTCGACAAGCACGTCCACTTTGCCCTCGCTGTCGATGAATTCGGCGGTGCCGTCGGCGTCGTCACCCTCGACAACGTGCTCGAAGAAATCGTGGGCGACATTCAGGACGAGTTCGACCACGAAATCAGCGAATTCCGCCGCATCAACGATACCGAATTCACCGTCGAAGGCACCTTCAATCTCTACGAACTCGCCGAGCACGCCGGCATCGATCTCGAAAGCGACGAGGTCACCACCATCGGCGGCTACGTCACCCATTTACTCGGCCATCTACCCAAAGTCGGCGAAAAAGTGATCATCGAGGACTACGAAGTCACCACCACCAAAGCCGACCTCCGCCGTGTCGTGCAGCTTCACTTCAAGAAGCTCAGCAAAGAAGCCGCGGAAGAACAAAAGACGGATTGA
- a CDS encoding PilT/PilU family type 4a pilus ATPase, with product MRTHDLIEYLFMVIDRNGSDLHISVGSPPMGRINGVLEAVVDEVLEMTDVRELIFEVLKENQRAKLEREWELDFAIQVENLGRFRGNACYVMGRIEASFRYIPNVIPAIRDLGHGPTVENFTKMRDGLVLVTGTSNCGKTTTLSALTQHICNTRKANVVSIEDPIEYLFTPGQSVIRQRQVGADTHTFAAAIKSALRQDADVIVVSELRDLETMRTALTAAETGHLVISTLHTHDAPSTILRILDAFPEEQQDFVASQLASSLRGVICQSLIVRRDEPGRVMASEVMVGNSAICSCIRSKRLTQLPNLIQIGGIDGMHTIDDSLTHLTNYGFITLEDAMVRARDPDFVNVHHRTFLKERGKA from the coding sequence ATGCGCACCCACGACCTCATCGAGTATCTCTTCATGGTCATCGACCGGAACGGCTCTGACTTACACATCAGCGTAGGCAGTCCGCCCATGGGGCGTATCAATGGCGTGCTGGAGGCTGTGGTGGATGAGGTGCTGGAAATGACGGATGTGCGTGAGCTGATCTTTGAGGTGCTGAAAGAAAACCAACGCGCAAAGCTGGAGCGTGAGTGGGAGCTGGACTTCGCCATCCAGGTGGAAAACCTGGGGCGCTTCCGTGGCAATGCCTGCTATGTGATGGGGCGCATCGAGGCCTCCTTCCGCTACATCCCGAATGTGATCCCCGCCATCCGTGATCTAGGGCACGGACCGACGGTGGAGAACTTCACGAAGATGCGTGACGGCCTCGTGCTAGTCACGGGCACGAGCAACTGTGGCAAAACGACCACTCTCTCCGCCCTCACCCAGCACATCTGCAATACGCGAAAGGCGAATGTGGTCAGCATCGAAGACCCGATCGAGTACCTCTTCACACCGGGGCAAAGCGTGATCCGCCAGCGCCAGGTGGGCGCAGATACGCATACCTTTGCTGCCGCGATCAAAAGTGCCCTGCGCCAGGATGCCGACGTCATCGTGGTGAGCGAGCTGCGTGACCTAGAGACGATGCGCACCGCCCTCACCGCCGCCGAGACGGGCCACCTCGTCATCAGCACGCTGCATACGCATGATGCGCCGAGCACGATCCTGCGCATCCTGGATGCCTTTCCAGAGGAGCAGCAGGACTTCGTAGCCTCACAGCTCGCCAGCTCGCTGCGTGGGGTGATTTGCCAGTCCCTCATCGTGCGCCGCGACGAGCCAGGTCGTGTGATGGCCTCCGAGGTCATGGTGGGAAATAGCGCGATCTGTTCCTGCATCCGCTCGAAACGGCTGACACAACTGCCGAATCTGATCCAGATCGGCGGGATAGACGGCATGCACACCATCGATGATAGCCTCACGCACCTAACGAACTACGGCTTCATCACCCTAGAGGACGCCATGGTGCGTGCGAGAGACCCCGATTTCGTGAACGTCCACCACCGCACGTTTTTGAAGGAACGCGGGAAGGCGTGA
- a CDS encoding metallophosphoesterase codes for MPITLPFTNRRSWLKQASAASLSAIVASRLPAAEIPEQLWVLFSDPHIAEDEKTIAREVCMAENLTRCVNQVLKIGQKPFGVFVNGDLALLDGRPEDYTTFARLMEPLTGNSIQVHCTLGNHDQRTNFINAILPPGPPNAERVVPVQDKHVAVVSSALVNWVLLDSLDQVNVTPGVLGELQLGWIDRTLRGLAPKPTFIIAHHNPMLASMEKKTSCLQDSDKLFSLLASHEHVKGYIHGHIHNWGLSKHDKTGIPVLSLPPVAYAFGKDRPSGWVLARATAEHVEFELRSLNPAHEQHGQKHVLKFA; via the coding sequence ATGCCTATCACCCTTCCCTTCACGAATCGCCGCTCTTGGCTGAAACAAGCCAGCGCGGCTAGCCTCAGCGCCATCGTGGCCTCACGCCTGCCTGCCGCAGAGATCCCGGAGCAGCTCTGGGTGCTCTTTTCCGATCCCCACATCGCCGAGGATGAAAAGACCATCGCCCGCGAGGTCTGCATGGCGGAAAACCTCACTCGCTGTGTCAATCAGGTGCTCAAAATCGGCCAGAAGCCCTTCGGTGTTTTTGTAAATGGGGATCTCGCCCTGCTCGATGGCCGCCCCGAGGACTACACCACCTTTGCGCGGCTGATGGAGCCGCTCACGGGCAATAGCATCCAAGTCCACTGCACACTGGGCAATCACGACCAGCGCACGAATTTCATCAATGCCATCCTACCGCCCGGCCCGCCGAATGCAGAACGCGTGGTGCCCGTGCAGGACAAGCACGTCGCGGTGGTCTCCAGCGCCCTGGTGAACTGGGTGCTGCTCGATTCGCTCGATCAGGTGAACGTGACTCCCGGCGTGCTGGGGGAGCTCCAGCTCGGCTGGATCGACCGCACACTGCGCGGTCTCGCCCCGAAGCCCACCTTCATCATCGCGCATCACAATCCGATGCTCGCCAGCATGGAGAAAAAAACCAGCTGCCTCCAGGATAGTGACAAGCTCTTTAGCCTGCTCGCCAGCCATGAGCACGTCAAAGGCTACATCCACGGCCACATCCACAACTGGGGCCTCAGCAAGCACGACAAAACGGGCATCCCCGTGCTGAGTCTGCCGCCGGTGGCCTACGCTTTTGGCAAAGATCGCCCGAGTGGCTGGGTGCTGGCCCGCGCCACGGCGGAGCATGTCGAATTCGAGCTGCGCAGCCTGAATCCCGCGCATGAGCAGCACGGGCAGAAACATGTACTGAAGTTCGCCTAA
- the rpsN gene encoding 30S ribosomal protein S14, translating into MAKTCWLERQKRKLKTVEKYAKLRAELKAAGDHIGLSLLPRDASPTRLTNRCRVSGRRRAFIRRFQMSRLTFREMASQGMIPGVTKSSW; encoded by the coding sequence ATGGCTAAAACCTGCTGGCTCGAGCGCCAAAAGCGCAAGCTCAAAACTGTCGAAAAATACGCAAAACTCCGCGCCGAACTCAAGGCCGCCGGAGATCACATCGGTCTGTCCCTGCTCCCCCGTGATGCCAGCCCGACACGTCTCACGAATCGCTGCCGCGTTTCGGGTCGTCGTCGCGCCTTCATCCGCCGCTTCCAGATGTCCCGTCTTACCTTCCGTGAAATGGCCTCCCAGGGTATGATCCCCGGCGTGACCAAATCCAGCTGGTAA
- the tadA gene encoding Flp pilus assembly complex ATPase component TadA, which translates to MAISIDDILQAAEDHSASDIFLQEGEVPRMKINEQLMIFGDEPLLLPQLAGLWQACGGDTMKDQDVDTGITSRTGVRFRVNLHKVLGKLASVLRRVRTDMPSLSMLGAPEWLLTRWALQEHGMVLVTGSTGQGKSTTLAGTLHWMNQNVARHIVTIEDPVEYIFTNNRSMFTQREVGRDTPSFPRGLRAAMRQAPDVIFVGEIRDYDTAFTALQACETGHLVLASMHSATVADTMERFVNLFPADQVGIGLHLLSHQLVGVLCQKLVPDVQGNLKLLVEHLQNGGAVRDWIARRQVGDINEYMSRANDPNCRTFLQSIVAAYEAGMIDEPTAIASCGNEAEFRRAARGIS; encoded by the coding sequence ATGGCTATTTCCATTGATGACATTCTCCAAGCTGCTGAGGACCACAGCGCGAGCGATATTTTCCTCCAAGAAGGCGAGGTGCCGCGCATGAAGATCAATGAGCAGCTCATGATTTTCGGCGACGAGCCACTGCTGCTGCCGCAACTGGCCGGTCTATGGCAAGCATGTGGTGGGGACACCATGAAGGACCAGGATGTGGATACTGGCATCACCAGTCGTACGGGTGTGCGCTTCCGCGTGAATCTGCATAAGGTGCTGGGTAAGTTGGCCAGCGTGCTGCGCCGTGTACGCACGGATATGCCCTCTCTGAGCATGCTGGGTGCTCCAGAGTGGCTGCTCACTCGCTGGGCGCTGCAGGAGCACGGCATGGTGCTGGTGACGGGCTCCACGGGCCAAGGGAAGTCCACCACACTGGCGGGCACTCTGCACTGGATGAATCAAAACGTGGCCCGCCACATCGTCACCATCGAGGACCCGGTGGAATACATTTTCACGAACAACCGCAGCATGTTCACGCAGCGTGAGGTGGGCCGCGACACGCCCAGTTTCCCACGTGGCCTCCGCGCAGCGATGCGCCAGGCACCGGATGTGATCTTTGTGGGTGAGATCCGTGACTACGACACGGCCTTCACCGCGCTGCAGGCCTGTGAGACAGGACACCTCGTGCTGGCATCCATGCACAGCGCCACCGTGGCGGATACGATGGAGCGCTTTGTGAATCTCTTCCCCGCAGATCAAGTGGGCATCGGCCTGCATCTGCTCTCCCACCAGCTCGTGGGTGTGCTGTGTCAGAAGCTGGTGCCGGATGTGCAGGGGAACCTAAAACTGCTGGTGGAGCATCTGCAAAACGGCGGGGCCGTGCGTGACTGGATCGCCCGCCGCCAAGTCGGCGACATCAATGAATACATGAGCCGTGCGAATGATCCGAACTGCCGCACCTTTCTCCAGTCCATCGTGGCCGCGTATGAGGCTGGCATGATCGATGAACCGACCGCCATCGCCTCCTGTGGAAATGAAGCGGAGTTCCGCCGTGCAGCGCGGGGCATCTCATGA